In Panicum virgatum strain AP13 chromosome 5K, P.virgatum_v5, whole genome shotgun sequence, the genomic window CATCTTGAGTTGTCCACGTGTCCAGCAATTCATGAGGCTGGAGGGAATTGAGTTGGAAATCAGAAGTTTAAGGGTCAAATTGGACATTTTGATAGTTCAGGGGCCAATTTGAGCCTTCGGTAATAGTTCGGAGGCCAAATTGGCTATTCCGCCTATTAATTTCAGTGGATGATTGGCATCATAAATCACCGATCTTGGAGAATCATACTGTAATTTGGATGCTGGGATAATAAGGTGCAGTGGAGTACACGAATATGAATTAACTACTTCAGACGTCAGCGAGGCATGTCACCCTTTGTGCTTGCAGGTTCTCCAACTATTTACTGGTAGCCATGTCTTTGATATATTTCTTTGGATTTCAGATGCAGCACTTTAGGTGGTGATACTAAATTATCAATTAATCACATGAAGCGTTTTAcattttgaaaagattttttCCATATCGTGAGATAATCAACCCAATATTATTGGCTGAGATTGCATCAACATCTCTTTTCTACAAAATTTCGTTTTGGCTCCCACTGTAAAgaaatcatattatctttttttACCCGTTTATAAGTTCTAGAGTGAGCGAAACATATGCTAGGTATTTGTTTGCCTTTTGCATTAATAAGCGTGTGACACTAGAAGGAGCATCTATGCACAAAATCTGTGTATCGGACCATCTGCTCCTCTTATGGTCATTTTGCAGATATTATTTGGAAGATAAGAATGGTGGTGGAATCTCTGCATTGATTTTGTAGGGATTGCATTGATAAATCTATGCGGCTTGGGTACGTTCCTAGATATTATCTGTTAAGACTGAAGTACATTTATGTTGGTCAGCTCTCCATCCCAAGCAAAAACATGCAAAGGTAAGTGTCTAATGTTGAAGTGCACATGTTACACTCTTTTCCTTTCTGCCCTTATATGTATGTGTAATAGCCGAGATTACTCAATGCTGCCCTTATATTCTTGACATTATTGACCCCTATCTATTATGATAATGTCATCCCCCTTACTCCTCTTGGCATTTTTTCTGTATCTTTTCACCTGCTATCTGTATCTTTTCTGTCACATTTTTTCTGTCACCTGCAATACTTATCACCTGCTATCTGTATCTTTTCTGTCACATTTTTTCTATGTCATTGAAATGATTTTGAGCCACACAAGATTTGTCTCATCTCCTAAATTTGGGCTGAACATTGTAGATAGCAGGCCCAAGCTTGTTGCTGGTTCCCCAGAAGGATTTCCTGGTCATGTTGATGGGAAGGTTCGAGAGGCAAGGATGAACTATCCAATGGGATTTACAGTGGCTGACAGGGGTAACATCTATGTGGCTGATGCCATGAACATGGCCATTAGAAAGATCAGTGGTACAGG contains:
- the LOC120706320 gene encoding uncharacterized protein LOC120706320, whose product is MLVSSPSQAKTCKDSRPKLVAGSPEGFPGHVDGKVREARMNYPMGFTVADRGNIYVADAMNMAIRKISGTDLSAFLELFSASFSAYPACGYGSVPGGSVQGNNTVRGLRFSAILS